A single Natranaerobius thermophilus JW/NM-WN-LF DNA region contains:
- a CDS encoding ABC transporter permease: MYQYIVRRILQLIPTIIGVTIIVFLVINAAPGNPMSGMVDPNLTEEEIDRQLEEMGLKDPIHQRYWSWITQVIQGDLGYSFRYHVPVESLIGSRIGPTFMLSFSALFVSILLAVPIGVLSATRQYSKVDNLFTVIAIGGVSIPVFFLGILLIKFLAFDFQIFPTGGYPNLSDENFFTAIPRVLHHLILPMIALAAAQTARFMRYTRSSMLEVIKQDYVRTARAKGLSEKIVIYKHALRNALIPVITLLGLTLPFLFSGAILTETVFVWPGMGRLLLDSVHDRDYPLLMGINLFFAFMVMLGNLLADVLYAVVDPRIKYN, translated from the coding sequence ATGTATCAATATATAGTTAGAAGAATTCTTCAACTTATCCCTACAATTATTGGGGTTACTATAATTGTTTTTTTGGTAATCAATGCAGCCCCGGGTAATCCCATGAGCGGAATGGTAGACCCCAATTTGACTGAGGAAGAAATCGATCGTCAATTAGAAGAAATGGGATTAAAAGATCCTATACACCAACGTTATTGGAGCTGGATTACGCAAGTAATCCAAGGAGATCTGGGATATTCATTCAGATATCATGTTCCGGTAGAAAGTTTGATTGGTTCCAGGATAGGTCCAACATTTATGCTTTCCTTTTCTGCCTTATTCGTCAGTATTTTATTAGCGGTTCCGATAGGTGTGCTGTCTGCTACTAGGCAATATTCCAAAGTAGATAACTTGTTTACTGTTATTGCAATTGGAGGAGTATCTATTCCCGTGTTTTTCCTGGGTATTTTGCTGATTAAATTCCTTGCCTTTGATTTTCAAATATTCCCAACAGGAGGTTATCCAAACCTGAGTGATGAAAATTTCTTTACTGCTATACCTAGAGTTTTGCATCATTTGATACTTCCCATGATTGCTTTAGCTGCAGCCCAAACTGCTAGGTTTATGCGTTATACTAGATCCAGTATGCTAGAAGTTATTAAACAGGATTATGTAAGAACTGCTAGGGCTAAAGGCTTATCAGAGAAAATAGTTATTTATAAACATGCCCTGCGTAATGCTTTGATACCAGTCATCACACTCCTCGGTTTAACCCTTCCGTTCTTATTCTCCGGAGCTATATTAACAGAAACGGTCTTTGTATGGCCCGGTATGGGTAGATTATTGCTAGACTCTGTACATGACAGGGATTATCCTCTGTTAATGGGTATAAATCTGTTCTTTGCCTTTATGGTAATGCTGGGTAATTTACTGGCAGATGTGTTATATGCCGTTGTTGATCCCCGCATTAAATATAATTAA
- a CDS encoding peptide-binding protein — MRKLLILLLVVFVASFGFMGCDPADPEEIAEEEEKEPEEDVDEEEEELEQAITHAIWSEPDGLFNYCEYESTYDLDAFNQVFDGMMEADPHADLELNPNLAEEHEISDDGKTFYYKLRDDIEFHDGEPLTAEDVKFTFEWMCHEDYIGPRASYWQHLEGFDEYRAGEADEVEGIEIISDHEIEFHFEQVDASAVYYVSTWGISPKHVWEDIPVGERREAPEMTEPIGTGPFEFEEYVEGQYVELVANEDYHRGEPELERITVEVKSPDVVRADLETGEVDIAEVPPDESEWDDYEAHDELALEYYPTNGYQYMGMNLRDESIFSDHAVREAATYAINREGMVDGILDGLGKVQNSHFSPNQWAYDEDLDTYPHDPDKAEEILEDAGYTKNDDGIWEQNGEPLEFTLLYPTGDEPREQAALIIEQDLQGIGIDITLESLEFATLSDRVFDEIDFDAYLMGWSLGADPDPTGIWGPDERFNAVGFVHPESDELMEQGLRTTDRDERREHYVEWQRLLQEEMPYVFLYADYEGYAYNNDIQVFEPNPWNIWYDVHEWYLE; from the coding sequence TTGCGAAAGCTGTTAATTTTACTGCTCGTAGTTTTTGTGGCGTCTTTTGGATTTATGGGTTGTGATCCGGCTGATCCTGAAGAAATTGCTGAAGAAGAAGAAAAAGAGCCTGAAGAAGATGTTGACGAAGAAGAGGAAGAGCTAGAACAGGCTATTACTCATGCTATATGGAGTGAACCAGACGGACTATTTAATTATTGTGAATATGAAAGTACTTATGATCTTGATGCTTTTAATCAAGTATTTGATGGCATGATGGAAGCAGATCCCCATGCAGATTTGGAACTAAATCCAAATTTAGCAGAAGAACATGAAATAAGTGATGATGGAAAAACTTTTTATTACAAACTAAGAGATGATATTGAATTCCATGATGGTGAGCCACTAACTGCAGAAGATGTTAAATTCACTTTCGAATGGATGTGTCATGAAGACTATATAGGTCCCAGAGCTAGTTACTGGCAGCACCTGGAAGGGTTTGACGAATATCGAGCTGGAGAAGCTGACGAAGTAGAGGGAATTGAAATTATTAGCGACCATGAAATAGAATTCCACTTTGAACAAGTTGATGCTTCTGCCGTATATTATGTTAGTACCTGGGGCATTTCACCTAAACATGTATGGGAAGATATCCCTGTAGGTGAAAGAAGAGAAGCCCCTGAAATGACAGAACCAATTGGAACAGGACCTTTTGAATTTGAGGAATACGTTGAAGGTCAATACGTAGAATTAGTTGCTAATGAAGATTATCACAGGGGAGAACCAGAATTAGAGAGAATTACTGTAGAAGTAAAAAGTCCCGATGTAGTCAGGGCAGACTTGGAGACTGGTGAAGTTGATATCGCTGAAGTTCCACCTGATGAGAGCGAGTGGGATGATTATGAAGCTCACGATGAGTTAGCCCTTGAATATTATCCCACTAATGGTTATCAATACATGGGTATGAACTTAAGGGATGAAAGTATCTTTAGTGATCATGCTGTAAGAGAGGCAGCTACTTACGCTATCAATAGGGAAGGTATGGTTGATGGTATCCTAGATGGTTTAGGTAAAGTCCAAAATTCCCACTTTTCACCTAACCAATGGGCTTATGACGAAGATTTAGATACTTATCCCCATGATCCTGATAAAGCCGAAGAAATATTAGAAGATGCTGGCTATACTAAAAACGATGATGGAATCTGGGAACAAAATGGTGAGCCCTTAGAATTCACTCTATTATATCCTACCGGCGACGAACCCAGAGAACAAGCAGCTTTAATCATTGAACAGGACTTACAGGGAATTGGTATTGACATTACTTTAGAATCTTTAGAATTTGCCACTTTGAGTGACAGGGTTTTTGACGAAATTGATTTCGATGCTTATCTTATGGGTTGGTCTTTAGGTGCAGACCCAGATCCAACGGGTATCTGGGGACCTGATGAAAGATTCAATGCTGTTGGATTTGTACATCCGGAAAGCGACGAACTAATGGAGCAGGGTCTTCGTACTACAGATAGGGATGAACGAAGAGAACATTATGTAGAATGGCAGCGCTTACTTCAAGAAGAGATGCCTTATGTATTCTTGTACGCTGACTATGAAGGTTATGCCTACAACAATGATATCCAGGTATTTGAACCAAATCCTTGGAATATTTGGTATGACGTACATGAATGGTACCTTGAATAA
- a CDS encoding HD domain-containing phosphohydrolase — protein MNGQDKGIFYQLSHKYSLLHQTKFTKSSMLAVSHALEDIVISSGFKADMYVFFQHFKFFIEEIDRYLELAKICNNIYIFTSDVKWNELKQPNYPNNLIIIELNSLSPLIQEWNVIVDYRPNPMILATRELDEQPDLINWEREPQTMNQDKLPGKDDFRAFLGILSFDTKTALDGVKLARMNVPENSLADPAESSLLSQDNSNLDSKTSRDIDTTTYFINRALNEIEDKTIQLKRANVQLQEEIKNNKRTSYEMIKRLCFAAEYRDVETALHLIKMSYYSKELYRAYGANPTEVELMTYASLTHDIGKIGIPDRILMKAGRLTSEEYQVMKRHPYIGARILQDSSQRLINMARNICYYHHEKYNGKGYPLGLKGTDIPLEARIVAIADVFDALSSKRVYKQDFSKEKTLQIMLEERNNHFDGELLDLFFEIVDELLEFKFRLENLSMHKTNTELLNLYLQEIN, from the coding sequence ATGAACGGACAAGATAAAGGAATTTTCTATCAGCTCAGTCACAAATACTCTTTACTGCATCAAACTAAATTCACAAAAAGTTCCATGTTAGCAGTTAGTCACGCCTTAGAAGATATAGTCATATCTTCAGGTTTTAAAGCTGATATGTATGTATTTTTTCAACACTTTAAATTTTTCATAGAAGAGATTGACAGATACTTAGAACTAGCTAAAATCTGCAATAATATTTACATTTTTACATCTGATGTAAAATGGAACGAATTAAAACAGCCAAACTACCCAAACAATTTAATAATAATAGAATTGAATTCTTTATCGCCTTTGATCCAAGAATGGAATGTGATAGTAGATTATAGGCCTAACCCCATGATTCTGGCAACTAGAGAACTAGATGAACAACCAGATCTAATAAATTGGGAAAGAGAACCGCAAACTATGAATCAAGACAAACTTCCAGGTAAAGATGACTTTAGAGCTTTTTTGGGTATCTTGAGTTTTGATACTAAGACAGCCTTAGATGGTGTAAAATTAGCCAGGATGAATGTACCTGAAAACTCATTAGCGGATCCAGCGGAATCCTCTCTGTTAAGTCAGGATAATTCTAATTTGGACTCTAAAACTTCAAGGGATATAGATACAACGACATACTTTATTAATCGCGCTTTAAATGAAATAGAAGACAAGACAATTCAACTCAAACGAGCAAATGTACAATTACAAGAGGAAATAAAAAATAATAAGAGAACCTCATATGAAATGATCAAAAGACTTTGTTTTGCTGCTGAGTATCGAGATGTGGAAACTGCTTTGCACCTGATCAAAATGAGTTACTATTCCAAAGAACTTTACAGGGCTTATGGTGCTAATCCAACTGAAGTTGAGTTAATGACCTATGCTTCCTTAACTCACGATATCGGAAAAATTGGCATACCAGATCGGATTTTAATGAAAGCAGGGCGATTAACAAGTGAAGAATATCAAGTTATGAAAAGACATCCTTATATTGGAGCAAGAATTTTGCAGGATTCTTCACAGCGGTTAATTAACATGGCTAGAAATATTTGCTATTATCATCATGAAAAATATAATGGAAAGGGTTATCCATTAGGGTTAAAGGGTACGGATATTCCTCTGGAAGCACGCATAGTGGCTATTGCCGATGTATTTGATGCTCTGTCATCAAAAAGAGTATATAAACAAGATTTCTCTAAAGAAAAAACTCTTCAGATTATGTTAGAAGAAAGAAATAATCATTTTGATGGGGAATTGTTAGACCTGTTTTTTGAAATAGTTGATGAATTATTGGAGTTTAAGTTTAGACTAGAAAATTTATCTATGCATAAAACAAATACTGAATTACTTAATTTATATCTTCAAGAGATTAACTAA
- a CDS encoding DICT sensory domain-containing protein, with translation MSLYKEVFKDVDGEVEQLGNDISEEKLNSFSLKYETKVPQLEKMCYIMEKVLLQKKTEGVVYAGFQKVSRAEDIWDRFRQIADNVDKVYIFGEHDKDLTPHPNVEFIYLPKNHSLTKEWFLVIDRPLAKSMMVAYDMDGFYTEDLKDRNFKGAKSTNPNTVKKAVDLLDQLI, from the coding sequence ATGTCACTGTACAAAGAGGTTTTCAAGGATGTTGATGGGGAGGTGGAGCAATTAGGAAATGATATCAGTGAAGAGAAGTTAAATTCATTTTCACTAAAGTACGAGACAAAGGTACCTCAATTGGAAAAAATGTGTTATATTATGGAGAAAGTATTGCTGCAAAAGAAAACTGAAGGGGTAGTGTACGCAGGTTTTCAAAAAGTCTCTAGAGCGGAAGATATCTGGGACAGATTTAGACAGATTGCCGATAATGTGGATAAGGTGTACATATTTGGTGAACATGATAAAGACTTGACTCCACATCCGAATGTTGAATTTATCTATTTGCCAAAAAATCATAGTTTGACAAAAGAATGGTTTCTGGTTATTGATAGGCCCTTGGCAAAATCTATGATGGTAGCTTATGACATGGATGGATTTTATACAGAAGATTTAAAAGATCGTAATTTCAAAGGAGCAAAATCAACTAATCCTAATACAGTCAAAAAAGCTGTTGACTTACTTGATCAATTGATCTGA
- a CDS encoding ECF transporter S component → MENLASNDKIISTKALVTTALFGVISYLIMFIEINLPFMPYFLKLDLSDIPALLAGFSHGPLMGVAVVFLKNFFHVFSTATMGIGELTNFLVSGSYVVVASYLFYKRKFSLNSSLFVGMAIMTISAVVINLMVVIPLYETVLDLPLSKIIEMVGEINPLVNGLASYIAFVLIPFNLIKGIVLFFAMMMVFPKIQSYKYLWR, encoded by the coding sequence TTGGAAAATTTGGCAAGTAATGACAAAATAATATCTACCAAAGCTCTGGTTACCACAGCTTTGTTTGGAGTAATATCTTACTTAATAATGTTTATTGAGATAAACTTACCTTTTATGCCATATTTCCTAAAGCTTGACTTGAGTGATATCCCTGCGTTATTAGCTGGGTTTTCTCATGGTCCCTTAATGGGAGTTGCAGTAGTTTTTTTAAAAAACTTTTTTCATGTATTTTCGACTGCAACTATGGGAATTGGTGAACTGACAAATTTTTTGGTTAGTGGTAGTTATGTTGTAGTGGCCTCTTATTTGTTTTATAAAAGAAAATTTTCACTTAACTCATCTTTATTTGTGGGAATGGCAATAATGACTATTTCAGCTGTTGTAATTAACTTGATGGTTGTTATTCCACTATACGAAACTGTTTTGGACTTGCCCTTATCAAAAATTATCGAAATGGTTGGTGAAATTAATCCACTAGTAAATGGATTAGCAAGCTATATTGCTTTTGTACTAATCCCTTTTAACCTGATAAAGGGTATTGTGTTATTTTTTGCTATGATGATGGTTTTTCCTAAAATTCAATCTTATAAATATTTATGGAGGTGA
- the mntR gene encoding transcriptional regulator MntR, with translation MNKNEKDNRNEKDNRFENQGKEFYTDRGYEQIQKYDLTPSMEDYLEMIIRLSDQQGYTRVNRIAESLNVKPASVSKMIQKLSQKSYLKYEKYGMVHLTAKGQQIGEYLLERHHILEELLKTIGARGDLQREVERIEHHISYDNFMILSDFLDFLKDNPEILRQFHQYKQNKK, from the coding sequence ATGAATAAGAATGAAAAAGACAATCGCAATGAAAAAGACAATCGCTTTGAAAATCAAGGAAAGGAATTTTACACCGATCGAGGTTATGAACAAATTCAAAAATACGATTTAACACCTAGCATGGAAGATTATCTGGAGATGATTATTAGATTAAGTGATCAACAGGGCTATACCAGGGTAAATAGAATTGCTGAAAGTTTAAATGTGAAACCTGCATCTGTATCTAAAATGATACAGAAATTATCTCAGAAATCATACTTAAAATATGAAAAATACGGTATGGTTCATTTGACAGCTAAAGGACAACAGATCGGAGAATACTTGCTTGAACGGCATCACATACTGGAAGAACTGTTAAAAACAATTGGGGCAAGGGGAGATTTACAAAGAGAAGTTGAACGAATTGAACACCACATCAGCTACGATAATTTTATGATTTTATCGGATTTTCTCGATTTTTTAAAAGATAACCCAGAAATACTCAGGCAATTTCATCAATATAAACAGAACAAAAAATAA
- a CDS encoding metal ABC transporter ATP-binding protein, translated as MTVGKASQNGVAVQVENLSVSYHEVSALNKVSFSVQQGQKIGILGPNGAGKSSLIKAIMGLTNYHGKVKIFGKTVNESRSQIAYVPQQSNIDLTFPLSVEETVMMGRYPYLPKIKSPTKHDKEIVYHCIKQVGLTDKKTRQIGELSGGERQRMFLARALAQKARLFFLDEPFTGIDFTSEKMISNLLAELSEQGKTLFVVHHDLKRARQYFDYVILLNQNLIAAGKTEEVLQPHYLTEAYQGEAVIMQTDSEGGDQKNKDFLVVSG; from the coding sequence ATGACTGTTGGCAAGGCAAGCCAAAATGGCGTGGCAGTTCAGGTCGAAAATTTATCTGTTTCATATCACGAAGTTAGTGCTTTAAATAAAGTTTCTTTTTCAGTACAACAAGGTCAGAAAATTGGAATCTTAGGTCCCAATGGTGCAGGAAAATCTTCACTAATTAAGGCTATAATGGGATTAACAAATTATCATGGCAAGGTAAAAATCTTTGGAAAAACTGTAAATGAATCCAGGTCACAAATTGCATATGTCCCTCAACAAAGCAACATTGATTTAACCTTTCCTCTTTCTGTTGAAGAAACTGTCATGATGGGTAGATATCCTTATTTACCAAAAATAAAAAGTCCCACAAAACATGATAAAGAAATAGTCTATCATTGTATTAAGCAAGTAGGATTAACAGATAAAAAGACAAGACAAATTGGTGAGCTATCTGGTGGAGAACGGCAAAGGATGTTTTTGGCCAGAGCTTTGGCGCAAAAAGCCAGGTTATTCTTTTTAGACGAACCCTTCACAGGAATTGATTTTACTTCAGAAAAAATGATTTCTAACTTATTAGCAGAGTTATCAGAGCAAGGTAAAACCCTTTTTGTTGTTCATCACGATTTAAAAAGGGCAAGACAGTATTTTGATTATGTGATTTTATTAAACCAAAATCTAATAGCTGCTGGCAAAACAGAAGAAGTTCTCCAACCTCATTACTTAACAGAGGCATATCAGGGAGAAGCAGTGATTATGCAAACAGATTCAGAAGGAGGAGATCAAAAGAATAAAGATTTCCTCGTGGTGTCCGGATGA
- a CDS encoding metal ABC transporter permease → MISGTLLTNFSFFLQAVGDYQYLQNAIIAGTLVGILCGVIGCFIILRRLSLMGDAISHAVLPGVVISYMLGITFFIGAVITGVATALGIGYVSQNSKLKDDSSIGILFTAAFALGIVMITALDGTEVDLWHILFGNVLAVSRSDLLLTASTGIVSLIGIFIYYRELVISTFDPIMARAIGIATDKLHYLLMLLLSLVTVASLQTVGIVLVVAMLITPAATAFLLTRNLARMLILSAIIGVISSLAGVYFSFIYDVATGGAIVLAVSVLFLAAFLFSPREGIIIKRVKYS, encoded by the coding sequence ATGATAAGTGGTACACTTTTGACCAATTTTTCGTTTTTTCTACAGGCCGTCGGTGACTATCAGTACTTGCAAAATGCAATAATAGCAGGAACTTTAGTTGGAATTCTCTGTGGAGTAATCGGATGTTTCATTATTCTTAGAAGACTATCATTAATGGGAGATGCCATCTCTCATGCCGTTTTACCCGGAGTAGTAATTTCATACATGCTTGGCATCACTTTTTTCATAGGTGCAGTAATCACCGGAGTAGCTACGGCCCTAGGAATTGGATATGTTAGCCAAAATAGCAAGCTAAAAGATGATTCTTCTATTGGAATCTTGTTCACTGCTGCTTTTGCACTGGGGATAGTTATGATAACTGCTTTGGATGGTACTGAAGTTGATTTATGGCATATATTATTCGGTAACGTTTTGGCAGTCTCAAGATCAGACTTGTTGTTAACAGCTTCGACAGGGATAGTTTCCCTTATAGGAATTTTCATTTATTACAGAGAATTAGTTATTTCCACCTTTGACCCCATCATGGCACGAGCTATAGGTATTGCAACAGATAAACTTCACTATCTATTAATGCTCTTATTATCACTCGTAACAGTAGCTTCACTGCAGACAGTAGGAATTGTATTAGTAGTAGCCATGTTAATAACCCCTGCAGCCACCGCTTTTCTGTTAACGCGTAATCTAGCTAGAATGCTGATATTGTCGGCCATTATAGGCGTAATATCTTCCTTGGCTGGGGTTTACTTTTCATTTATTTATGATGTGGCCACAGGTGGAGCAATTGTTTTGGCTGTTTCAGTGCTCTTTTTAGCAGCCTTCCTCTTTTCTCCCAGGGAAGGTATTATTATCAAAAGAGTCAAGTATAGCTAA
- a CDS encoding metal ABC transporter solute-binding protein, Zn/Mn family: MCQSLNLKKLKKQNTLIPSILGILILSFGMLLLSGCQSSQNEELKDKEEQTTGETDSIQVVTSISIIADFVEEIAGNKAEVEYIVPLGEEPEEYEPTPSDFQAISDAEIFFLNGYNIETWLEQVTESVTEDVKVVPTAEEGPTLPLEGTDIPDPHLWLDPILVRDYYVEKITSTLIDVDPNNEEYYQDRAEKYQEQLTKLDEQLSQKLDEIPQENRLIINTENCFKYYGETYDLKTDGIWELNAHEEGTPQQIARIVDKVKNHQVPAVFVESTIDPRYMENVAEETDVEIGKPIYTDALGEEGSKAENYLKMMKHNTELFVEKLSE, encoded by the coding sequence ATGTGCCAAAGCCTTAACTTAAAAAAGTTAAAAAAACAAAATACTTTAATTCCCTCGATTTTAGGGATATTAATCTTAAGTTTTGGGATGCTACTTTTATCAGGTTGTCAAAGTTCCCAAAATGAAGAACTTAAAGACAAAGAAGAACAAACAACCGGAGAAACTGATTCAATACAAGTAGTTACTAGTATTTCAATTATCGCAGATTTTGTTGAAGAGATAGCAGGTAACAAAGCTGAAGTAGAGTATATTGTACCTCTAGGAGAAGAACCAGAAGAGTACGAACCTACCCCCAGTGATTTTCAGGCAATTAGTGATGCAGAAATCTTTTTCTTGAATGGTTATAATATAGAAACTTGGCTAGAGCAAGTGACTGAAAGCGTTACCGAAGATGTGAAGGTAGTTCCAACGGCAGAGGAAGGGCCCACTCTTCCCTTGGAAGGAACGGACATTCCCGATCCTCATCTATGGTTGGACCCGATTTTAGTACGTGATTATTATGTGGAAAAAATCACTTCAACTTTAATTGATGTAGACCCCAACAATGAGGAGTACTACCAAGATAGGGCCGAGAAATATCAGGAACAACTTACAAAACTGGATGAACAGCTTAGCCAAAAGTTAGATGAAATCCCACAAGAAAACCGGTTAATTATTAATACAGAAAATTGTTTTAAGTATTATGGAGAAACTTATGATTTAAAAACCGATGGGATTTGGGAGTTGAATGCTCATGAAGAAGGAACACCCCAACAAATCGCAAGAATTGTAGATAAGGTAAAGAATCACCAGGTTCCGGCTGTATTTGTTGAATCCACCATAGATCCACGTTACATGGAAAATGTCGCTGAAGAAACAGACGTAGAAATAGGAAAGCCTATTTACACCGATGCCCTGGGGGAAGAAGGTAGTAAAGCAGAAAATTATCTAAAAATGATGAAGCATAATACAGAATTATTTGTTGAAAAACTTTCAGAGTAA
- a CDS encoding MFS transporter: METGQEIRDGEVVGKRSQNVNHFPILMVMSTAYIAVGTNVQGFKAMLPMVSADFQIGSAEAGLYTTFFFLSATILAIFSGRVVDRLGSKMGLVMGTAIIGSLMIIHSVTNIFVLLLALAFFTGIGFSIITPSINKGVMELVSPNKRAVSLGITQAGGGIGGILGALLLPFLGELFGWRNAILVSAGVALLMSGILFKFYNPGQDGTKSQQEENTSDSEESSKSDSSFKEDLAKLVTNKVLLTVCLIGLTFGFTISNITTHFPLFLDGDLGYSGFIAGASLAVFQTGGIIGKPSWGIINDRFLRSNRRLGLFILGLLVSLLMLVLAIFFDEPGIPIPVIMIFTFILGVTSLGIPGLFFTTVGDVVDKKLMGTATGLALIFIRTGVVIGPPFIGWLADITGSYQISWITLATVIFILSLSFFILSSNYKENLYGST, from the coding sequence ATGGAAACTGGGCAAGAAATTAGAGATGGGGAGGTAGTTGGAAAACGAAGTCAGAATGTTAACCATTTTCCGATATTAATGGTAATGTCTACGGCATACATAGCTGTTGGTACCAATGTTCAAGGTTTTAAAGCTATGCTCCCTATGGTAAGTGCAGATTTTCAGATAGGTAGTGCGGAAGCGGGACTTTATACTACCTTTTTCTTTTTAAGTGCTACAATTTTAGCTATTTTTAGTGGAAGAGTAGTTGATCGCCTGGGTTCCAAAATGGGTTTGGTTATGGGTACTGCTATTATTGGATCTTTAATGATAATTCATTCTGTAACCAATATTTTTGTACTTTTATTGGCTCTAGCTTTTTTTACTGGTATCGGTTTCAGTATTATTACACCTTCCATTAATAAAGGGGTTATGGAACTTGTCTCCCCAAATAAAAGGGCAGTTTCACTGGGAATAACCCAAGCAGGCGGCGGAATCGGTGGCATACTTGGAGCGTTACTGTTACCTTTTTTAGGTGAATTATTTGGTTGGAGAAATGCAATCTTAGTTTCGGCTGGAGTAGCACTTTTGATGAGTGGAATTTTATTTAAATTTTATAACCCTGGTCAGGACGGAACCAAGTCCCAACAGGAAGAAAACACTTCTGACTCTGAAGAATCTTCTAAATCAGATTCTAGTTTCAAAGAAGACCTGGCTAAATTAGTAACTAATAAAGTTTTGCTGACAGTTTGTTTAATCGGTTTAACCTTCGGCTTTACTATTAGCAACATAACAACACATTTTCCTTTATTTCTTGACGGAGATTTAGGTTATTCTGGTTTTATCGCCGGAGCATCTCTGGCAGTGTTCCAAACAGGGGGTATTATTGGTAAACCTAGCTGGGGCATTATCAATGACCGTTTCTTAAGGAGCAATAGACGACTTGGTCTATTTATACTGGGACTTTTAGTCAGCTTGTTAATGTTGGTACTGGCTATATTTTTCGATGAACCGGGGATCCCAATTCCTGTAATTATGATTTTTACTTTTATTCTAGGAGTTACTAGCCTTGGTATACCAGGACTATTTTTTACTACTGTGGGAGATGTAGTTGACAAAAAATTAATGGGGACTGCCACTGGATTGGCATTAATATTTATTAGGACCGGAGTTGTTATTGGCCCACCTTTCATAGGTTGGCTGGCTGATATAACAGGAAGTTATCAAATTAGCTGGATTACCCTGGCAACTGTAATATTTATATTATCATTATCATTTTTCATTTTAAGCTCTAATTATAAAGAAAATCTGTATGGGAGTACTTAA
- a CDS encoding DUF1848 domain-containing protein, giving the protein MQIISASRRTDIPAFFGEWFKNRIKEGFFYSVNPFNPRQIRETSLRPEDVACIVFWTKNPRPFFPIINLLNQEQYFYYFQYTLNNYPDFLEPGLPSLEEQLSTFKRLNEIIGETGPDRVQWRYDPIIISSRTPIDYHLGKIDYLAATLEGYTKRLTVSLLDFYKKISRRFHLLSEHENVKFYSTESLSDSDLTKLGLGLNKIAKDYNLELYSCCDRYLAEYSVTPGSCIDGELISSYTGIPFNEISRDCNQREYCLCSQSVDMGIYSTCKHFCSYCYAYGRQETVEKNLNSHYHINNSSLLDFRK; this is encoded by the coding sequence ATGCAGATAATTAGCGCAAGCCGTCGCACAGATATCCCAGCTTTTTTTGGGGAATGGTTTAAAAATAGAATCAAAGAAGGTTTTTTCTATAGTGTAAACCCCTTTAACCCGCGGCAAATTAGGGAGACCTCTCTTCGACCAGAAGATGTGGCCTGTATTGTATTTTGGACCAAAAATCCCCGTCCTTTCTTTCCTATTATTAATTTACTTAATCAAGAACAGTACTTTTATTATTTTCAGTATACCTTGAATAATTACCCTGATTTTCTTGAGCCTGGCTTACCTTCATTAGAAGAACAATTATCAACTTTTAAGAGATTGAATGAAATCATTGGCGAAACGGGACCAGACCGAGTCCAATGGCGTTATGACCCCATTATAATAAGCTCTAGGACACCTATTGATTACCACTTAGGGAAGATTGATTATCTAGCAGCTACACTAGAAGGTTATACCAAGCGTCTCACCGTCAGTTTATTAGACTTTTATAAAAAGATTAGTCGCAGGTTTCACCTATTATCTGAACATGAAAATGTGAAATTTTATAGTACTGAATCATTATCTGACTCCGATCTGACAAAGTTGGGCCTGGGTTTAAATAAGATTGCCAAAGACTACAATCTGGAATTGTATAGTTGTTGTGACAGATATTTGGCTGAATATTCTGTAACACCTGGTTCCTGTATAGATGGAGAATTAATTTCAAGTTATACAGGTATTCCCTTTAATGAGATTTCCCGGGATTGTAATCAAAGAGAGTACTGTTTGTGCAGTCAATCTGTGGATATGGGAATATATAGCACATGTAAACACTTTTGCAGTTATTGTTATGCTTATGGTCGACAAGAAACAGTAGAAAAAAACCTTAATAGTCATTATCACATAAACAATTCTTCATTACTGGATTTTAGAAAATGA